One window of Natrinema sp. SYSU A 869 genomic DNA carries:
- a CDS encoding beta galactosidase jelly roll domain-containing protein, with product MTTDDEITIDGPDFEYTFDPSLGTLCSLEAGGREFIERGPLVNVWRTPISNESVDWGAAEADEWYALGLDRLEHEVESVETADVADGVTRVEIDTLVSASDADAALETTYCYHISGTGDLLLGVRAVPNDALREGITNWLPKIGVQLEVPDDFAELSWYGNGPQETYPDRNNGTKIGTYAGAVADQYVPYVRPQDYGNKTDVRWASLSADDGTGLVAFGQPQVTVSAHDVANLDRARFDYQLEPRDGVLFNVDHAVTGVGGTPVQPSPEHHVVPDGPFEFVVGFRPRTRDEPSPMALSRRRLPYAFASTKPIGGFEAEHDADDGTITASAVVRNVGAEPERIDVPLTVTDEVVSNRTVDLDPGAKTSISFEYDAPETGVFEVAVGDEQPLLFTAPRLSLEGEWRFRKGDDPTWADPAYDESDWETVDAPANWEDHSDYTENDVFGWYRTTVDVPKSWAGYTLEIPLGAIDDVDETFLNGEKIGQTGTFPEDGYETAWSEPRRYTVPPSTVAFGGENVVAIRVYDGGGGGGLHNGPLGPITVVPTGD from the coding sequence ATGACGACTGACGACGAGATTACGATCGATGGACCGGATTTCGAATACACGTTCGACCCCAGTCTCGGGACGCTCTGTTCCCTCGAGGCTGGCGGGCGGGAGTTCATCGAGCGCGGTCCGCTGGTGAACGTCTGGCGGACGCCCATCTCGAACGAGTCGGTCGACTGGGGGGCAGCGGAGGCCGATGAGTGGTACGCGCTCGGACTCGATCGCCTCGAACATGAGGTCGAGTCCGTTGAGACGGCCGACGTCGCCGACGGCGTGACCCGCGTCGAAATCGATACGCTGGTTTCCGCATCCGACGCCGACGCCGCCCTCGAGACGACCTACTGCTATCACATCTCCGGGACTGGTGACCTGTTGCTCGGCGTTCGCGCCGTGCCCAACGATGCGCTTCGAGAGGGGATCACCAACTGGCTCCCGAAGATCGGCGTGCAACTCGAGGTCCCGGACGACTTCGCGGAGCTATCGTGGTACGGGAACGGGCCACAGGAGACGTATCCCGATCGCAACAACGGAACGAAGATCGGTACCTACGCCGGTGCCGTTGCGGACCAGTACGTCCCCTACGTTCGCCCGCAGGACTACGGCAACAAGACGGATGTTAGGTGGGCATCGCTCTCGGCCGACGACGGCACTGGTCTCGTTGCGTTCGGCCAGCCGCAGGTCACCGTCAGCGCACACGACGTGGCGAACCTCGATCGGGCGCGCTTTGACTACCAACTCGAGCCGCGCGACGGGGTCCTGTTCAACGTCGATCACGCCGTAACCGGCGTCGGCGGGACTCCCGTTCAGCCGTCCCCGGAGCACCACGTCGTCCCTGACGGTCCCTTCGAGTTCGTCGTCGGCTTCCGTCCGCGAACGAGAGACGAGCCGTCGCCGATGGCGCTCTCCCGGCGTCGCCTCCCGTACGCGTTCGCCTCGACGAAGCCCATCGGCGGGTTCGAGGCTGAGCACGACGCGGATGATGGGACGATCACCGCGTCCGCGGTCGTCAGGAACGTAGGTGCGGAACCGGAGCGGATCGATGTCCCGCTGACCGTCACCGACGAGGTCGTCTCGAACCGAACGGTCGACCTCGACCCCGGCGCAAAGACGAGCATCTCGTTCGAGTACGACGCGCCCGAAACAGGCGTGTTCGAGGTCGCCGTCGGCGACGAACAGCCGCTCCTGTTTACCGCACCCCGTCTCTCGCTCGAGGGCGAGTGGCGGTTCCGTAAGGGGGACGACCCGACGTGGGCGGATCCGGCGTACGACGAAAGCGACTGGGAGACCGTCGACGCGCCGGCGAACTGGGAAGACCACTCGGACTACACCGAAAACGACGTGTTCGGCTGGTACCGAACGACGGTTGACGTTCCCAAAAGCTGGGCCGGCTACACCCTGGAGATCCCGCTCGGAGCGATCGACGACGTCGACGAGACGTTCCTCAACGGCGAGAAGATCGGGCAGACCGGAACGTTCCCCGAGGACGGGTACGAGACCGCGTGGAGCGAACCTCGACGCTACACTGTTCCGCCGTCGACTGTCGCGTTCGGCGGCGAGAACGTGGTCGCAATTCGGGTGTACGACGGCGGTGGCGGCGGCGGACTGCACAACGGACCGCTCGGTCCGATCACAGTGGTGCCGACCGGCGACTGA
- a CDS encoding pectate lyase, translating into MKHKRRSFLRAVGVGSLGVTTAVLSSGTAAAATIVTIRGGGADIWNTEDAFHFYYDDVTGDFDIQVRNTSLENTDANAKTGIMVRESLDPAAKNVMLRRTPNGEASLQWRPEQGAETVSTTSGGEDESEVADGSLEAEWLRLRRRGDVFEAYGSSDGEDWTLIADIDAERIELSDGAFVGLPVTSHNVGTLCTAELRDLTGIDPSANRDIGDVEVSGSVDVEEGVPFVSTGDATDVTATSATIHGEATDLGGADSAEWYVEYRAVPTESWTATAARTLEEPGEFRVRLDDLTSRRYYEYRTVIETSDGDVAVGSSETVGTPGRSNGRTIRNGPRSASHVDLADGFADPAPWLDDDTPVIKVTEPTRRQLSAAVSVDGPRLVVFETSGVIDLEEQRLTVTNDELYLAGQTAPSPGITLVQGDLWINANDCVVQHLRVRPGDANLTADSDWEPDGIRTGDGTENNVIDHCTATWGVDENLSVGYDTENTTVSNCLIAEPLQDATHHKGDHGYGSLIGNDSETVTLAGNVWAHNYDRNPRLKEGTRTVVANNLVYHYRDGIWMDPDTAASIEGNVFRRPVSDQPNVFGDGHAYTADNVLEGGDNPMVGDGITRLDSRPLWPADLEVLDSEDVVEHNLENAGARPADRTDHDERVLEQLTTGGGSYIDSQSAVGGYPDLAVNRQRLNVPQNGTHAWLRSNARTVE; encoded by the coding sequence ATGAAACATAAGAGGCGGTCATTCCTTCGAGCGGTCGGAGTCGGGAGCCTTGGAGTAACAACGGCAGTGCTGTCCAGTGGGACGGCCGCAGCAGCGACCATCGTTACGATCCGCGGCGGCGGCGCGGACATCTGGAATACGGAAGACGCGTTCCACTTCTACTATGACGATGTCACCGGGGATTTTGACATCCAGGTGCGGAACACTTCCCTAGAGAACACTGATGCCAACGCGAAGACTGGTATCATGGTCCGAGAGTCACTCGATCCCGCGGCCAAGAACGTAATGCTTCGACGGACGCCGAACGGCGAGGCATCCCTTCAGTGGCGGCCCGAGCAGGGAGCCGAGACGGTCAGCACGACGTCGGGCGGCGAAGACGAGAGCGAGGTCGCTGACGGAAGTCTCGAGGCGGAGTGGCTGCGCCTGCGTCGGCGCGGCGATGTCTTCGAGGCGTACGGCTCGAGTGATGGGGAGGACTGGACGCTGATCGCCGATATCGACGCAGAACGCATCGAACTGAGCGATGGGGCGTTCGTCGGGCTGCCGGTTACGAGCCACAACGTCGGCACGCTCTGTACCGCCGAACTGCGCGACCTGACGGGAATCGACCCGAGTGCGAACCGCGACATCGGCGACGTCGAGGTGTCCGGGAGCGTTGACGTCGAGGAAGGGGTTCCGTTCGTCTCGACGGGCGACGCGACCGACGTGACGGCCACGTCGGCGACGATCCACGGCGAAGCAACCGATCTGGGCGGGGCCGATTCGGCCGAGTGGTACGTCGAATATCGGGCGGTGCCGACCGAGTCGTGGACGGCGACTGCCGCACGGACTCTCGAGGAACCAGGGGAGTTCCGCGTCCGCCTCGACGATCTCACGAGCAGACGGTATTACGAGTACCGTACGGTCATCGAGACGAGCGACGGCGACGTTGCGGTCGGCTCGTCCGAAACCGTCGGGACGCCCGGTCGCTCGAACGGCCGGACGATTCGAAACGGTCCGCGGAGCGCATCGCACGTCGATCTCGCCGACGGATTCGCGGATCCAGCACCGTGGCTGGACGACGACACGCCCGTGATCAAAGTGACCGAGCCGACGCGGCGACAGCTATCGGCCGCGGTCAGTGTCGACGGGCCTCGTCTGGTCGTCTTCGAAACGAGCGGCGTGATCGACCTCGAGGAGCAGCGCCTAACGGTGACGAACGACGAACTCTATCTCGCCGGCCAGACGGCCCCATCGCCGGGGATCACGCTCGTTCAAGGTGATCTCTGGATCAATGCGAACGACTGTGTGGTCCAGCATCTCCGAGTCCGGCCGGGTGACGCCAACCTGACGGCGGACAGCGACTGGGAACCCGACGGGATCAGAACGGGGGACGGCACCGAAAACAACGTTATCGACCACTGTACGGCGACGTGGGGAGTCGACGAGAACCTCTCGGTCGGCTACGATACCGAGAACACGACGGTGTCGAACTGCCTGATCGCTGAGCCGCTGCAAGACGCGACTCATCACAAGGGTGATCACGGCTACGGCTCGCTGATCGGGAACGATTCGGAGACCGTCACGCTCGCGGGCAACGTCTGGGCACACAACTACGATCGGAACCCGCGGCTCAAGGAGGGTACCCGAACCGTCGTCGCGAACAATCTCGTCTACCACTACCGGGACGGCATTTGGATGGACCCCGATACGGCGGCGAGCATCGAAGGCAACGTCTTCCGGCGACCGGTCAGCGACCAGCCCAACGTCTTCGGCGACGGCCACGCGTACACCGCCGACAACGTCCTTGAGGGCGGAGACAATCCGATGGTCGGCGACGGGATCACGCGACTCGACTCGCGGCCGCTCTGGCCGGCGGACCTCGAGGTTCTGGATTCGGAGGACGTCGTCGAACACAACCTTGAGAACGCCGGCGCGCGACCAGCCGACCGGACAGACCACGATGAGCGCGTGCTCGAGCAACTCACCACCGGCGGCGGATCGTACATCGATAGTCAATCGGCGGTCGGTGGCTACCCCGACCTCGCGGTTAACAGGCAGCGTCTGAACGTCCCCCAGAACGGAACGCACGCCTGGCTGCGTTCGAACGCTCGTACGGTCGAATAG
- a CDS encoding DUF5110 domain-containing protein produces MEPARLPRRDGSFELYEDAGDGYAYEDGEYAITPITWDEHAGELTIGDRDGSFPDLTEMREFRIVPVEKGAGIGVDEHNPQTTITYEGTKRPSSSTAITASRSPSVVLRDGAQTGGRSD; encoded by the coding sequence GTGGAACCTGCGCGTCTACCCCGGCGTGACGGCTCGTTCGAACTCTACGAGGACGCCGGTGACGGCTACGCGTACGAGGACGGGGAGTATGCGATCACGCCGATCACGTGGGACGAGCACGCCGGCGAACTCACGATCGGCGACCGCGACGGGTCGTTCCCCGACCTGACCGAAATGCGGGAGTTTCGGATCGTCCCCGTCGAGAAGGGTGCCGGTATCGGCGTTGATGAGCACAACCCGCAGACGACGATCACCTACGAGGGGACGAAACGACCGTCTTCGTCGACCGCTATCACTGCCAGCCGGTCACCGTCCGTCGTCTTACGAGACGGGGCACAAACCGGTGGCCGGTCCGATTAG
- a CDS encoding carbohydrate-binding protein: MFVGSASDDIRARGSIRVDGEKIPPRDLSAETRAVDADDWSWSEIELLDRSRSEGTVVGMTDGSWLSFADVDLRSKPTEATVSVARADDGAAALELRRGSPSGPLLGRTAVPSTGDIYEYAEQTLSVTGAIGNNRELYVVVHGGDVRLHTIRLE, translated from the coding sequence GTGTTCGTTGGGTCCGCATCCGACGATATCCGAGCGCGCGGGTCGATCCGGGTAGACGGCGAGAAGATCCCGCCGCGGGACCTCTCCGCGGAGACGCGAGCCGTCGACGCCGATGACTGGTCATGGTCGGAAATCGAGTTGCTCGACCGGTCGCGGTCCGAGGGGACGGTCGTCGGCATGACTGACGGATCGTGGCTCTCCTTTGCCGACGTCGACCTGCGGAGCAAGCCGACCGAAGCGACCGTCTCGGTTGCGAGAGCGGACGACGGCGCAGCCGCGCTGGAACTGCGTCGGGGCTCGCCGTCCGGTCCATTGCTCGGTCGAACGGCGGTCCCCTCGACAGGTGACATCTACGAGTACGCGGAGCAAACGCTGTCGGTGACGGGGGCGATCGGGAACAACCGAGAACTATATGTCGTAGTCCACGGCGGCGACGTTCGCTTGCACACGATCCGCCTCGAGTGA
- a CDS encoding ABC transporter ATP-binding protein gives MGSVRLENVTKRYSDITAVDDMNITIEDGEFVSLVGPSGCGKSTTLEMIGGLTKQSEGSVSIDGNDVTDLPPKDRNLAMVFQNIALFPHMDVFDNMSYGLRIRGADDEAIERRVDDAVETLKLEGMLDRMPSELSGGQRQRVAIGRAIVRDPEVFLMDEPLANLDAKLRVHMRTELQRIQRKLEVTAIYVTHDQEEAMTMSDRVAIINDGELQQIAPPLTCYEEPTNVFVAGFIGSPSMNFIDGTVADHHFESEIVALDAPGVDASADVTLGIRPEDIYPVDDHRAPATAGTVRAAVDVIEPIGEKMFVYLRPEAVSSSDSARSRTERDSLLMSVSPETELAENEEIEVTFDQSSIHLFDTVSGNALVHGLEQEPTPTT, from the coding sequence ATGGGTTCGGTTCGCCTGGAAAACGTGACCAAGCGGTATAGCGACATCACAGCAGTCGACGATATGAACATCACGATCGAGGACGGCGAGTTCGTGTCGCTTGTCGGCCCCTCCGGCTGTGGGAAGTCCACGACGCTGGAGATGATCGGAGGGCTGACGAAGCAGTCGGAGGGAAGCGTCTCCATCGACGGGAACGACGTTACTGACCTCCCGCCGAAGGATCGGAATCTCGCGATGGTCTTCCAGAACATCGCGCTTTTTCCCCACATGGACGTCTTCGACAACATGAGCTACGGGCTCCGGATACGGGGCGCGGATGACGAGGCCATCGAACGGCGGGTCGACGATGCCGTCGAGACCCTCAAGCTCGAGGGCATGTTAGACCGGATGCCGAGCGAACTGTCCGGGGGACAGCGACAGCGCGTCGCCATCGGTCGCGCGATCGTCCGCGATCCCGAGGTGTTCCTCATGGACGAGCCCCTCGCGAACCTCGACGCAAAGCTGCGGGTACACATGCGCACGGAGCTCCAGCGCATTCAACGCAAACTCGAGGTGACGGCGATTTACGTCACCCACGATCAGGAGGAGGCGATGACGATGTCCGACCGCGTGGCGATCATCAACGACGGCGAACTTCAGCAGATCGCTCCTCCCCTGACCTGCTACGAGGAACCCACGAACGTCTTTGTCGCCGGGTTCATCGGCTCGCCGTCGATGAACTTCATCGACGGGACGGTCGCGGATCACCACTTCGAGTCGGAGATCGTCGCTCTCGACGCGCCCGGCGTGGACGCATCGGCCGACGTCACGCTCGGGATCCGGCCGGAAGACATCTATCCCGTGGATGATCACCGCGCCCCGGCGACGGCCGGCACCGTGCGCGCTGCAGTCGACGTGATCGAACCGATCGGGGAGAAGATGTTCGTCTATCTCCGTCCGGAAGCGGTCTCCTCGTCGGACAGTGCACGGAGCCGTACCGAACGTGATTCCCTGCTCATGAGCGTCAGTCCGGAGACGGAACTCGCGGAGAACGAGGAGATCGAGGTTACCTTCGATCAGTCGAGCATTCACCTGTTCGATACGGTGTCCGGAAACGCGCTCGTACACGGGTTGGAACAGGAACCGACGCCGACCACCTAA
- a CDS encoding glycoside hydrolase family 2 TIM barrel-domain containing protein, producing the protein MKRETTEQQVESADHPPSVSRRHFLIASGGATLLPGLASGNRTSATDRSAARGEASGQFTLEEYIETPAMVAENQTESHVPTIPFPTVESALGGERRGASRRDQRERSPFVRSLDGEWDFLWSITPDEAPDDFDAVDEWETIDVPSVWQREGYGHALYRNVPVPMYPYDPPAVPDAINPVGTYRRTVTVPGNWTKERRTFLRFEGIKSAAFVWVNGRYVGYDQGAMTPAEFDVTEALESGKNTVAVQVYRWSDGTYLENQDMWHFAGIYRDAYLYSTPEVHLRDYDVRTDLDDDYEDATLTIDAEVADRSTEGAEGEGKGAGEREGRTSSYTLRARLFDPDDDHVATLEETVDVPVGERVDVALSTDVSDPRKWSAEHPHLYRLGFELAPAGSNNTTEAQLERVGFREYEIIDGQIHVNGESVAFRGVNRHEHDPVHGRTMTTERIREDLELMKRFNVNAVRTSHYPNDPEFAALADEYGLYVQDEVNAETHQNEELVTEHREFDPSFMDRFRRMIQRDKNHPSIFTWSTGNEAGLGPVHFEMADYATEVDDTRFLYHQANNGGDAPFAPIVGPRYVSPDELEEIAQSEDEERPVIMGEYSHAMGNSLGLMESFWELVNEYDQLQGGFVWDWVDQTLFEDLIVTPDESGHGNDGTLHGNPSVVETDRGSALALSGLDDWVELYRDPSLDITKPGLTVEAVVKPREPWTGADPFVTKGDTQYALQMADEETIEWFVYDSDEEWVTASAAVPDDWIGSWHHVAGVHTGSELRLYVDGELLDATEHTGSINHAHQPVSIGRNAELHTDGYEGWLSNAVFKSVRISDRALSPAELESAHAGASDDAVLDLSFEEFRDEGTYRTYGASPFCINGTIFADRTPQPELWDLKKAHQPVGIDPVDPAAGIVSIDNRFHFTSLSALETTWRLTDGETVLQDGTLSLEADPGETEEVTVPFDEPDLKPGAEYWLTISVALAEDARWADAGHEIAFEQFAVPFDVPHPPLEAVESMPSITVER; encoded by the coding sequence ATGAAACGCGAAACGACCGAGCAACAAGTCGAGTCAGCAGATCATCCACCGTCGGTTTCCCGGCGTCACTTCCTAATTGCGTCCGGCGGAGCCACCCTCCTCCCGGGGCTCGCGTCGGGGAATCGAACGAGCGCCACCGATCGCAGCGCGGCTCGAGGGGAAGCGTCGGGCCAGTTCACCCTCGAGGAGTACATCGAGACTCCGGCGATGGTGGCGGAGAATCAAACCGAATCACACGTCCCGACGATACCGTTTCCGACGGTCGAATCAGCGCTCGGCGGGGAGCGACGCGGCGCATCCCGTCGCGACCAACGGGAGCGCTCGCCGTTCGTTCGGTCGCTCGACGGGGAGTGGGACTTCCTGTGGTCGATTACTCCCGACGAAGCGCCGGACGACTTCGATGCTGTCGACGAGTGGGAGACGATCGATGTCCCGTCGGTCTGGCAGCGCGAGGGGTACGGCCACGCGCTGTATCGGAACGTTCCAGTGCCTATGTATCCCTATGATCCGCCGGCGGTCCCCGATGCGATCAACCCGGTCGGGACCTATCGCCGGACGGTCACAGTGCCCGGAAACTGGACGAAAGAGCGGCGGACGTTCCTCCGCTTCGAGGGGATCAAATCGGCCGCCTTCGTCTGGGTCAACGGCCGGTACGTGGGCTACGACCAGGGAGCGATGACTCCAGCCGAATTCGACGTCACGGAGGCCCTCGAGTCCGGCAAGAATACGGTCGCCGTCCAGGTGTACCGGTGGTCTGACGGCACGTACCTCGAGAATCAGGACATGTGGCACTTCGCGGGCATCTACCGGGACGCGTACCTGTACTCGACGCCCGAAGTCCACCTTCGCGACTACGATGTCCGCACCGACCTTGACGACGACTACGAGGACGCGACGCTGACGATCGACGCCGAGGTCGCCGACCGCTCGACGGAAGGAGCGGAGGGAGAAGGAAAGGGGGCGGGCGAACGTGAGGGGAGAACGAGTTCCTACACCCTCCGCGCGCGGCTGTTCGATCCCGACGACGACCACGTCGCGACGCTCGAGGAGACCGTCGACGTCCCCGTCGGCGAGCGAGTCGATGTGGCGCTCTCGACGGACGTCTCGGACCCGCGCAAGTGGTCCGCCGAGCACCCCCACTTGTACCGGCTCGGGTTCGAACTCGCTCCGGCCGGCTCGAACAACACGACCGAGGCACAACTCGAGCGCGTGGGGTTTCGCGAGTACGAGATTATCGACGGCCAGATCCACGTCAACGGCGAATCTGTCGCATTCAGGGGCGTGAACCGCCACGAACACGATCCCGTTCACGGTCGGACGATGACGACGGAGCGGATCCGCGAGGACCTCGAGTTGATGAAACGGTTCAACGTCAACGCGGTCCGGACCTCTCATTACCCGAACGATCCCGAGTTCGCCGCCCTGGCCGACGAGTACGGGCTCTACGTGCAGGACGAGGTCAACGCCGAGACCCACCAGAACGAGGAACTCGTCACCGAGCACCGTGAGTTCGACCCATCGTTCATGGACCGGTTCCGCCGCATGATCCAGCGCGACAAGAACCACCCGTCGATCTTCACGTGGAGCACTGGCAACGAGGCCGGACTCGGCCCCGTTCACTTCGAGATGGCCGACTACGCGACCGAGGTCGATGACACGCGCTTCCTCTACCATCAGGCGAACAACGGCGGCGACGCGCCGTTCGCGCCGATCGTCGGTCCGCGATACGTGAGCCCCGATGAACTCGAGGAGATCGCCCAATCCGAGGACGAAGAGCGCCCGGTGATCATGGGCGAGTACAGTCACGCCATGGGGAATAGCCTCGGACTGATGGAGTCGTTCTGGGAGCTGGTCAATGAGTACGATCAGCTCCAGGGCGGGTTCGTCTGGGATTGGGTCGACCAGACGCTATTCGAGGACCTGATCGTCACGCCCGACGAGTCCGGACACGGGAACGATGGCACGCTCCACGGCAATCCTTCCGTCGTCGAGACCGACCGCGGGAGCGCGCTTGCCCTGTCCGGACTCGACGATTGGGTAGAACTCTACCGCGATCCGAGCCTTGACATCACCAAGCCGGGACTCACCGTTGAGGCCGTCGTCAAGCCGCGAGAGCCCTGGACTGGCGCGGACCCGTTCGTCACGAAAGGCGACACGCAGTACGCGCTCCAGATGGCCGACGAGGAGACCATCGAGTGGTTTGTCTACGATTCCGACGAAGAGTGGGTCACCGCCAGCGCGGCGGTGCCTGACGACTGGATTGGCTCCTGGCATCACGTCGCGGGCGTCCACACCGGTTCGGAGTTGCGGCTGTACGTCGACGGCGAACTGCTCGACGCGACCGAACACACGGGCAGCATCAACCACGCTCACCAGCCCGTCAGCATCGGGCGAAACGCGGAGTTGCATACCGATGGCTACGAGGGCTGGCTGTCTAACGCCGTCTTCAAGTCGGTCCGAATCTCCGATCGAGCGCTCTCGCCCGCGGAACTCGAGTCGGCCCACGCCGGCGCGAGCGATGACGCGGTCCTTGACCTTTCGTTCGAGGAATTCCGCGACGAGGGGACCTATAGGACCTATGGGGCGAGTCCCTTCTGTATCAACGGGACGATCTTCGCCGACCGCACCCCACAGCCGGAGCTGTGGGACCTGAAGAAGGCCCACCAGCCTGTCGGGATCGATCCGGTCGATCCGGCTGCAGGTATCGTCTCGATCGACAACCGGTTTCACTTCACAAGCCTCTCGGCCCTCGAGACAACCTGGCGGCTGACCGACGGCGAGACGGTGCTACAGGACGGGACGTTATCGCTCGAGGCAGATCCGGGAGAGACCGAAGAGGTGACCGTCCCGTTCGACGAACCCGATCTCAAGCCGGGAGCGGAGTACTGGCTGACGATCAGCGTCGCCCTCGCCGAGGACGCCCGGTGGGCCGACGCCGGACACGAGATTGCCTTCGAACAGTTCGCGGTCCCCTTCGACGTCCCGCACCCGCCCCTCGAGGCGGTCGAATCGATGCCGAGCATCACGGTGGAGCGATGA
- a CDS encoding Gfo/Idh/MocA family oxidoreductase has protein sequence MTCQLIQIGTGNQGEAWCREFLPPNVEDETVEVVAAVDVNEAALTNAVDALSLAPDRCYIDAETAMAEHDADAVALVVPPHARKELVSLAIDYDLDILTEKPIAASMDDAVEIVELVEESDTKMGVTMSHRFRRDISSLRQQIRSGKYGPVDYLYCRYAVNARSRGSWAGERLYDFDEHPLLIDGAIHHLDLLADMAGGRAETVFCRSWNPEYSDFAGDPNAIVQLGMEDGTTIVYEGLNTAATSFNGWWAERVRANCEAASLVLDDGELRRFPYERSAENCLGHTSLEEGDPIDLETGEKWENALLIERFAEWCAGGEPMETNARANLRSMAIVFAAIESAETGEAVNVQEFLTDRIDSDSPLAELG, from the coding sequence GTGACCTGTCAACTGATACAGATCGGAACGGGAAATCAGGGCGAAGCCTGGTGTCGGGAGTTCCTCCCGCCGAACGTCGAAGACGAAACCGTCGAGGTCGTCGCGGCCGTCGACGTGAATGAAGCCGCGCTGACGAACGCCGTCGACGCGCTCTCGCTCGCTCCGGACCGGTGTTACATCGACGCCGAAACAGCGATGGCGGAACACGACGCAGACGCCGTGGCGCTCGTCGTCCCGCCTCACGCTCGCAAAGAACTCGTCTCGCTCGCGATCGACTACGACCTCGATATACTCACGGAGAAACCGATCGCAGCGTCGATGGACGACGCCGTCGAGATCGTCGAGCTGGTCGAAGAAAGCGACACGAAGATGGGCGTCACAATGAGCCACCGATTCCGGCGGGATATTTCCTCTCTCCGCCAGCAGATTCGGTCGGGCAAGTACGGGCCCGTCGATTACTTGTACTGTCGGTACGCAGTCAACGCCCGGTCTCGAGGGAGCTGGGCCGGCGAACGGCTGTACGACTTCGACGAGCATCCGCTGCTGATCGACGGCGCGATCCACCACCTCGATCTGTTGGCGGATATGGCCGGCGGGCGCGCCGAGACGGTGTTCTGTCGCTCGTGGAACCCGGAGTACTCCGACTTCGCGGGCGATCCGAACGCAATCGTTCAACTGGGCATGGAGGACGGGACGACGATCGTCTACGAGGGGCTGAACACGGCCGCGACCAGTTTCAACGGTTGGTGGGCTGAACGCGTCCGTGCGAACTGCGAGGCGGCCTCGCTCGTCCTCGACGACGGCGAACTCCGACGGTTCCCCTACGAGCGGTCCGCGGAGAACTGTCTCGGCCATACCTCGCTCGAGGAGGGCGATCCGATTGACCTCGAGACCGGGGAAAAGTGGGAGAACGCCCTGCTCATCGAGCGATTCGCCGAGTGGTGTGCCGGCGGCGAGCCGATGGAGACCAACGCCCGCGCGAACCTCCGGTCGATGGCAATCGTCTTCGCCGCCATCGAGAGCGCCGAGACCGGCGAGGCGGTCAACGTACAGGAGTTCCTGACGGACCGGATCGATTCGGACTCGCCGCTCGCGGAGCTGGGGTAG